Proteins from a genomic interval of Sphingobacterium lactis:
- a CDS encoding AIM24 family protein, with the protein MAEYSIAQFLEKTKQDDREHDYFEVEKPQMLEINLNNQSVWTKAGSMVAYTGAIKFEREGMLSGGLTKFLKKALTGEGSKLMKAAGKGRLYVADMGKKVQVLQLNNETICVNGNDILAHDQSLKNDITMLKSIAGVLSGGLFQVKLSGSGLVAITTHGDPLTLMVTPDSPVFTDPNATVAWSGHLVPELKSNMSFKSIIGRGSGEEFQMRFAGTGWVLIQPYEEVYMQTSS; encoded by the coding sequence ATGGCAGAATATTCAATTGCGCAATTCTTGGAAAAAACCAAGCAGGATGATCGAGAACATGATTATTTTGAAGTGGAAAAACCACAAATGCTAGAGATCAATTTAAATAATCAATCGGTATGGACGAAAGCCGGTAGCATGGTGGCCTATACTGGGGCTATAAAATTTGAGCGTGAGGGCATGCTTTCTGGTGGATTGACTAAATTTTTGAAAAAGGCATTAACCGGAGAAGGTTCCAAATTGATGAAGGCAGCGGGCAAAGGGAGGTTATATGTGGCAGATATGGGAAAGAAAGTGCAGGTGTTGCAGCTCAATAATGAAACTATCTGCGTGAATGGTAATGATATCCTTGCACACGATCAATCCTTAAAGAATGACATTACCATGCTCAAAAGCATTGCTGGTGTTTTATCAGGAGGGTTATTTCAAGTAAAACTTAGTGGATCAGGCCTTGTGGCGATTACCACGCATGGCGATCCCCTGACATTGATGGTGACGCCAGATTCTCCAGTTTTTACTGATCCCAATGCAACGGTAGCTTGGTCCGGACATCTCGTGCCGGAATTGAAATCCAACATGTCTTTCAAGAGTATTATCGGACGCGGCAGTGGTGAAGAATTCCAGATGCGCTTTGCAGGAACAGGCTGGGTATTGATCCAACCCTATGAAGAGGTTTATATGCAAACAAGCAGTTAA